A single region of the Chroococcidiopsis thermalis PCC 7203 genome encodes:
- a CDS encoding DUF3172 domain-containing protein — protein MKSKQLNAPTKSLSSIWNYASLAIVAAALMVGIGLGVGLSSSVNFSPENVASSQYIDLAAPDPQVCVQYGASAMTLDARLFVTLKPFSVYISQPKMQPGCVIRRNDWAVLEQKNLVTATQEQECKNRMNTFGFTGTLENSPQIDCVYQNNAAGNLFLKQAGISQQAR, from the coding sequence ATGAAATCCAAACAATTGAACGCTCCCACTAAATCCTTATCTTCAATCTGGAACTATGCATCTTTGGCAATTGTGGCGGCTGCGCTGATGGTAGGAATTGGGCTTGGGGTTGGCTTGAGTTCTTCCGTCAATTTCAGTCCTGAAAACGTCGCTAGCAGCCAATATATCGATCTTGCTGCACCAGATCCGCAAGTATGCGTGCAATATGGAGCCAGTGCTATGACATTGGATGCACGTCTATTCGTGACGCTCAAGCCTTTTAGCGTATATATTTCTCAGCCCAAGATGCAACCAGGATGTGTTATCCGCAGAAACGACTGGGCAGTTTTGGAGCAAAAGAATTTGGTAACAGCCACTCAGGAGCAAGAGTGTAAAAATAGAATGAACACTTTCGGCTTTACCGGAACTCTGGAAAACTCACCTCAAATTGATTGTGTTTATCAGAATAATGCGGCTGGAAATCTTTTCCTGAAACAAGCAGGAATTTCTCAGCAAGCAAGATAG
- a CDS encoding MFS transporter: protein MQSQPPSARGDRKPSVSKASALKFVILLGIVSLFADMTYEGARSITGPYLAVLGASATVVGIVSGLGELIGYSLRLASGYMSDRTQKYWSITLFGYAINLLVVPLLALAGRWEVAAFLMVTERIGKGIRTPARDVILSSATKQVGRGWGFGLHEALDQIGAVLGPLLVAAALYFQGGYRTGFALLLVPALLALAVLIAARSLYPRPQRFEASSLSHHLDQTQGFPRVFWLYLAAMAFVAAGFADFPLIAYHFQKASVVPSDWIPIFYAIAMGVDAIAALILGHLFDRKGIFAVVVAVLFSSFFAPLVFLGNSYIALAGMAVWGIGMGAQESIMRAVIAEIISANRRGVAYGIFNTGYGVFWFLGSALIGILYDTSTTALIIFSIVTQLASIPLLLKVSQEFRHSRR from the coding sequence ATGCAATCTCAACCGCCATCTGCTCGTGGAGACAGAAAACCTTCAGTTTCCAAAGCCTCTGCACTGAAATTTGTCATTTTACTGGGGATTGTCAGCCTATTTGCAGACATGACTTATGAAGGAGCGCGTAGCATTACAGGTCCGTATCTTGCCGTTCTGGGTGCAAGTGCGACTGTAGTGGGAATCGTTTCGGGATTAGGAGAGTTGATTGGTTATAGCCTGCGCCTTGCTTCTGGTTACATGAGCGATCGCACGCAAAAATATTGGTCGATTACACTGTTTGGCTACGCAATCAATTTGTTGGTCGTACCACTCTTGGCGTTGGCTGGACGTTGGGAAGTTGCGGCATTTCTAATGGTTACAGAGCGAATTGGTAAAGGAATTCGTACCCCTGCGCGTGATGTCATTCTTTCCAGTGCGACTAAACAAGTTGGTAGAGGCTGGGGCTTTGGCTTACACGAAGCCTTAGACCAGATTGGGGCTGTACTCGGACCGCTTCTAGTTGCAGCTGCTCTCTATTTTCAAGGAGGATATCGTACTGGCTTTGCCCTGTTACTTGTACCCGCACTTTTAGCACTGGCTGTTTTAATCGCTGCGCGATCGCTATATCCACGCCCTCAAAGGTTTGAAGCTTCTAGTTTATCCCACCATCTAGACCAAACGCAGGGCTTTCCCAGAGTATTTTGGCTTTACTTAGCTGCTATGGCATTTGTTGCCGCAGGCTTTGCAGATTTTCCCTTAATTGCCTATCACTTTCAAAAAGCGTCTGTTGTGCCGAGCGATTGGATTCCAATCTTTTACGCGATCGCAATGGGTGTAGACGCGATCGCCGCACTTATTTTAGGGCATCTGTTCGACCGCAAAGGCATTTTCGCCGTAGTCGTTGCCGTCCTCTTCTCTTCCTTCTTCGCACCGCTTGTTTTCTTAGGCAACTCTTATATTGCTCTAGCAGGAATGGCTGTGTGGGGAATCGGTATGGGAGCGCAAGAATCGATTATGCGAGCTGTAATTGCCGAAATAATTTCTGCAAATAGACGTGGTGTGGCGTATGGAATTTTTAATACAGGATATGGCGTATTTTGGTTTTTAGGTAGTGCCTTAATTGGTATTCTTTACGATACTTCTACTACAGCCCTAATTATCTTCTCAATTGTCACCCAACTTGCCTCTATTCCCTTACTTTTAAAGGTAAGTCAAGAGTTCAGGCATTCTCGTAGATAG
- a CDS encoding DUF190 domain-containing protein, producing the protein MNTWEKLTIYVGESDRWHGKPVYLALVEAARQQSLAGATATRGIAGFGERQYHKIHTVQILELSSDLPIVVAVIDRAEAIANFLPVVREMVKNGLVTQQSVTVVHHVPTGAAS; encoded by the coding sequence ATGAATACCTGGGAAAAACTAACTATTTACGTTGGCGAGTCCGATCGTTGGCACGGTAAACCTGTATATTTAGCTTTAGTAGAAGCAGCCCGCCAGCAAAGTCTCGCTGGAGCTACTGCCACCAGAGGGATAGCAGGCTTTGGCGAACGTCAATATCACAAAATTCATACAGTTCAAATTCTGGAGCTGTCTTCAGATTTACCAATAGTCGTAGCAGTTATCGATCGAGCTGAGGCGATCGCAAATTTTCTCCCTGTTGTTCGCGAAATGGTGAAAAACGGCTTAGTTACCCAGCAAAGTGTCACGGTCGTGCATCATGTTCCTACTGGTGCTGCTAGCTAG
- the crcB gene encoding fluoride efflux transporter CrcB: MLASIFHNLWHGLGKALGVLTSANPDVRAPIAIALGAISGALSRYYLTLLFARWLGTGFPYGTFAINITGALVMGFFVTLTLERTITSPDLRLLIAVGFLGSYTTFSTYALDTSMLVRSGNKTVALFYWLGSAALGYISLEIGSFLARKIT; encoded by the coding sequence ATGTTAGCCAGTATATTTCATAATTTGTGGCATGGGTTAGGTAAAGCTCTCGGTGTTCTGACTTCAGCAAATCCAGATGTTCGCGCTCCAATTGCGATCGCTTTAGGAGCGATCTCTGGTGCTTTGAGTCGCTACTACTTAACTTTGTTATTCGCACGCTGGTTGGGAACGGGATTTCCCTACGGCACATTCGCGATCAACATCACAGGAGCTTTGGTAATGGGCTTTTTTGTTACTCTCACTCTAGAGCGAACCATTACCTCTCCAGATCTGCGCTTATTAATTGCTGTAGGATTTCTGGGTTCTTATACGACTTTTTCTACCTACGCTTTAGATACCTCCATGCTCGTGCGATCGGGTAATAAAACAGTAGCTTTGTTTTATTGGTTAGGCAGTGCAGCTTTGGGGTATATCAGTTTAGAAATTGGCAGTTTTCTAGCAAGGAAAATAACATGA
- a CDS encoding DUF1634 domain-containing protein: MSNSRARWTEHQIEQIVGNILRLGVILSASVVLLGGILYLSHYGMNSPNYQVFRGEPSELRTLPGIVKFALSFRRRGLIQFGLLLLIATPIVRVAFLAFAFAKQGDRIYVMITLIVLSTLLYSLVNSV, encoded by the coding sequence ATGTCAAATTCTAGGGCTAGATGGACAGAGCATCAAATCGAGCAGATTGTTGGCAACATTCTGCGGCTAGGAGTGATTTTATCTGCCTCAGTCGTGCTGCTAGGTGGAATTCTCTATCTGAGCCACTACGGGATGAACTCTCCCAACTATCAAGTGTTTCGCGGTGAGCCGTCAGAATTACGCACGCTGCCTGGGATTGTCAAGTTTGCGCTATCGTTCAGACGGCGGGGTTTGATCCAATTCGGTCTATTGTTACTAATTGCTACCCCAATTGTCAGAGTTGCTTTTTTGGCATTTGCTTTTGCTAAGCAAGGCGATCGCATCTACGTCATGATTACACTGATAGTTTTGTCAACTTTGTTATACAGTCTAGTTAATTCCGTGTAG
- a CDS encoding sulfite exporter TauE/SafE family protein produces the protein MNILEFTLIVGLGSLLAGFLGALTGLGGGVVIVPLLTLAFKVDIRYAIGASLVSVIATSSGAAAAYVKEGFTNVRIGMFLEVATTIGALVGAFLTAKLPTSTVAVIFGLVLLYSAFSSHRSRQEHQPNTQPDPLATRLKLNGSYPTAEGEQSYHVQNVAAGFSLMFLAGILSGLLGIGSGAVKVLAMDRAMQLPFKVSTTTSNFMIGVTAAAGAGVYLSRGYIDPGLAMPVMLGVLLGSLIGARTLVKVKPRLLRQIFSIVILLLAIQMIYNGLTGRI, from the coding sequence GTGAACATCTTAGAATTTACTCTGATAGTTGGGTTAGGCTCCCTACTAGCGGGGTTTCTAGGAGCCTTGACTGGCTTAGGTGGTGGCGTGGTCATCGTACCGCTTTTAACATTAGCGTTCAAGGTCGATATTCGCTACGCGATCGGCGCATCTCTAGTTTCAGTCATTGCCACTTCTTCAGGTGCGGCGGCTGCCTATGTTAAAGAAGGTTTTACGAACGTCCGCATCGGCATGTTTTTAGAGGTTGCTACTACTATAGGGGCGTTGGTTGGCGCTTTTCTGACTGCAAAGTTACCAACTTCCACTGTGGCTGTGATTTTCGGTTTGGTTCTACTTTATTCTGCTTTTTCCTCCCACCGCTCTCGACAGGAGCATCAACCCAATACCCAGCCCGATCCCCTCGCTACCCGCTTAAAACTCAATGGTAGCTATCCTACTGCGGAAGGGGAACAAAGTTACCACGTCCAAAATGTGGCTGCGGGTTTTAGTTTAATGTTTTTAGCCGGAATTTTGTCGGGTTTGTTGGGGATCGGATCGGGAGCTGTTAAGGTGCTGGCAATGGATCGGGCAATGCAACTACCGTTTAAGGTTTCTACTACTACTAGTAATTTTATGATTGGCGTGACAGCGGCAGCAGGGGCAGGAGTATATCTCAGTCGGGGATACATCGATCCAGGGCTGGCGATGCCCGTGATGTTGGGTGTACTCTTAGGTTCCCTGATTGGGGCGCGGACGCTAGTTAAGGTTAAACCTCGGCTCTTACGACAGATTTTCAGCATTGTGATTCTGCTACTGGCAATTCAGATGATTTACAACGGTTTAACGGGACGGATTTGA
- a CDS encoding anion transporter, whose protein sequence is MTILRHIAIALTYIGLGLGYLPGMRMNRATIAVAGAALLLALGVLDLKSAWQAIDYKTLIFLFSMMVISANLAVSGFFQLALDRVARIARSPLGLLVVLTFGAGILSALFLNDTIALILTPLVLDLTGSLNLNPIPYLLALAGATNLGSVATLSGNPQNILIGSFSGIGYLDFAKVLTPVALASLALQIGLLWWLYPEVRSLKSSLTPPSRQDRILKPLLIKSLIVTGGLLVAFIIGIPPAEATLIAAGLLLITRRIRPERILQKVDWDLLVMFSGLFILTQGVQKLGELNLFSSFVNTPVNILWVTVFLSNLVSNVPAVLLLHHLIPQPDSRTWLLLAAGSTLAGNLTLLGSVANLIVAEAVAKRGQKLTFWEHLRFGLPLSTITLCFAYFWIYKPDL, encoded by the coding sequence ATGACGATTCTTCGCCATATTGCGATCGCGCTGACGTATATTGGTTTAGGGTTAGGTTATCTGCCTGGAATGCGGATGAATCGGGCAACGATCGCCGTGGCGGGAGCAGCTTTACTGCTAGCGTTAGGGGTGCTGGATTTAAAATCGGCGTGGCAGGCGATCGATTACAAAACGCTAATTTTCCTATTCAGCATGATGGTAATTAGTGCTAACTTGGCTGTATCTGGCTTTTTCCAATTAGCCCTCGATCGCGTCGCACGTATCGCTCGCAGCCCTTTGGGGTTGCTGGTAGTACTGACTTTTGGTGCAGGTATTCTCTCGGCTCTATTTCTCAATGATACAATTGCCCTAATTCTGACACCCCTAGTTCTGGACTTAACTGGATCGCTCAATCTCAACCCAATTCCTTACTTACTGGCGTTAGCAGGAGCAACGAACCTCGGTTCTGTAGCAACTTTGAGCGGTAATCCTCAGAATATTCTCATCGGTTCCTTCTCTGGGATCGGCTATCTAGATTTTGCCAAGGTGCTTACGCCTGTAGCACTGGCGAGCTTGGCGCTCCAGATTGGCTTACTATGGTGGTTATATCCAGAGGTGCGGTCGCTCAAGTCTTCTTTGACTCCTCCCTCAAGACAAGATCGAATTTTAAAACCGCTTCTAATCAAAAGTTTAATCGTTACAGGCGGTTTGCTAGTTGCTTTCATAATTGGCATTCCGCCAGCAGAAGCAACACTAATTGCCGCAGGTTTGTTATTGATTACCAGAAGAATTAGACCGGAGCGAATCTTACAAAAAGTTGACTGGGATCTACTCGTAATGTTTTCTGGATTGTTTATTCTCACCCAAGGCGTACAAAAGCTAGGGGAGTTGAACTTGTTTTCTAGCTTCGTTAACACACCTGTAAATATCTTATGGGTGACAGTATTCCTATCAAATTTGGTCTCAAACGTTCCAGCAGTTCTACTATTACATCATTTAATTCCCCAACCAGATTCACGCACTTGGTTATTACTAGCAGCAGGATCTACACTAGCAGGAAATCTAACGCTTTTAGGCTCTGTGGCAAATTTGATTGTGGCAGAAGCAGTAGCAAAGCGAGGACAAAAATTGACTTTTTGGGAGCATTTACGTTTCGGCTTACCTTTGTCTACAATTACTTTATGTTTTGCTTACTTTTGGATTTACAAACCCGACCTATGA
- a CDS encoding PepSY domain-containing protein — MKTPKKILIATAVVGSFGFGGLAPNVYAAQPQSSILVAQDSDRDGEANEDAKEQQEEAQLQSLAKITAQQAIQAAETAKGGKASSVELENENGNLVYEVTIGQTEVYVDAGNGTVLYTEDQNQENEQNEASRPKSSIQIPNNDGEANDDGKKR, encoded by the coding sequence ATGAAAACTCCAAAGAAAATTCTCATAGCAACTGCCGTAGTAGGTAGTTTTGGATTTGGCGGATTAGCGCCAAACGTCTATGCAGCTCAACCTCAATCTAGCATCCTAGTTGCCCAAGATAGCGATCGCGATGGTGAGGCTAATGAAGATGCAAAAGAGCAGCAGGAAGAAGCTCAACTGCAATCTCTCGCTAAAATAACAGCTCAACAAGCCATACAAGCTGCTGAAACTGCTAAAGGTGGCAAAGCAAGTAGTGTAGAGTTGGAAAATGAAAATGGTAACTTAGTCTATGAGGTAACGATTGGACAAACAGAAGTTTATGTAGATGCTGGTAATGGCACAGTCCTCTATACTGAGGATCAAAATCAAGAGAATGAGCAGAACGAGGCTTCTCGCCCTAAGAGTAGCATTCAAATTCCAAATAATGATGGTGAAGCTAACGATGATGGTAAAAAACGATAA
- a CDS encoding DUF2127 domain-containing protein, translating into MRNQRPSGLVAIVIYKTFVAIILAVAAIAILLALQNYQSFTSLSEAYILEEKLNIIEWLIEKITNIKQQTLQFSGIATGAYAAVTAIEAIGLWYEKAWARILVLVLVGISIPPEIFELIKGITILKLVVFVVNIVVFWYLLRRFPKHGR; encoded by the coding sequence ATGCGAAATCAACGTCCATCTGGTTTAGTAGCTATAGTTATTTATAAAACTTTTGTAGCAATAATTCTGGCGGTCGCAGCGATCGCTATACTTTTAGCATTACAGAACTATCAGTCTTTTACGAGTTTATCGGAAGCTTATATTTTAGAAGAAAAATTAAATATTATTGAGTGGTTGATAGAAAAGATTACAAATATCAAACAACAAACTCTTCAATTTAGTGGAATAGCAACTGGAGCTTATGCTGCTGTCACTGCAATTGAAGCGATCGGCTTATGGTATGAAAAAGCCTGGGCAAGAATATTGGTATTGGTACTAGTTGGTATCAGTATTCCACCAGAAATATTTGAGTTAATCAAAGGAATAACTATACTCAAGCTGGTAGTGTTTGTCGTGAATATAGTGGTTTTCTGGTATTTACTGCGTCGTTTTCCCAAACATGGAAGGTAA
- a CDS encoding GGDEF domain-containing protein, which produces MTGHLIPKTLYPNLPLLRSYIIGALALDRRYVSAAIAVLPVVEYMAFQNHWWVWLVLVIGLLWTGIFAFCLLTLERTAHVERLVQERTAELSNLNAELNLLNEMNDLLQACLTVEEAHKVIAQVVPPLFPYASGGVFAIASDRTLVASIAAWGTAFNSQKVFALDECFALRRGQMYLAENTRCGLCQHLLSSLPVEYICVPMMAQGEALGLLYLSYLEKGKLTSAKQRLAVKVAANLALALANLKLREILQSQSVRDPLTDLFNRRYLEATLEREVRRGEREQTPVGIIMLDVDRFKQVNDTFGHPTGDTLLRELGKFLKEQIRAGDIACRYGGEEFMLILPAAPLEAVQQRAEQIREAVKWLQLKHQHQLLDPITLSLGVAAFPYHGSTTQELIQAADAALYRAKNEGRDRVVTATL; this is translated from the coding sequence ATGACTGGACATCTGATACCTAAAACCTTATACCCAAACCTGCCATTGCTTAGAAGTTATATAATAGGAGCCTTAGCTTTGGATCGCCGTTATGTTTCGGCAGCTATAGCCGTCCTACCCGTAGTAGAATATATGGCTTTCCAAAACCATTGGTGGGTATGGCTCGTGTTAGTTATTGGCTTACTTTGGACTGGGATTTTTGCTTTTTGTTTATTGACACTAGAGCGCACGGCTCATGTTGAACGGCTGGTACAAGAACGCACGGCAGAACTATCAAATCTCAACGCCGAACTAAACTTACTCAACGAAATGAACGATTTACTTCAAGCTTGCCTTACGGTTGAGGAAGCTCATAAGGTAATCGCTCAGGTAGTACCTCCATTATTTCCCTATGCTTCGGGTGGAGTCTTCGCGATCGCCAGCGATCGCACCCTTGTAGCGAGTATTGCAGCTTGGGGAACGGCATTCAACAGTCAAAAAGTATTTGCATTAGATGAATGCTTTGCACTACGGCGCGGACAGATGTATCTAGCAGAAAACACTCGTTGCGGGTTGTGCCAACACTTGCTTTCCTCATTGCCTGTTGAGTATATTTGCGTTCCCATGATGGCACAAGGAGAAGCCCTCGGCTTACTCTACTTGAGTTACTTGGAAAAAGGGAAACTAACTTCCGCCAAACAAAGGTTAGCAGTTAAAGTTGCTGCAAATCTCGCTCTTGCATTAGCCAACTTAAAACTGCGCGAGATCTTGCAAAGCCAGAGCGTGCGCGATCCGCTGACAGATTTGTTCAATCGTCGTTATTTGGAAGCAACGCTAGAACGCGAAGTGCGTCGAGGCGAACGCGAACAAACACCAGTAGGAATTATTATGCTTGACGTTGACCGCTTTAAACAAGTTAATGATACTTTCGGTCATCCAACAGGCGATACGTTATTACGGGAATTAGGCAAGTTCTTGAAAGAGCAGATTCGAGCAGGAGATATTGCTTGTCGGTATGGGGGTGAAGAGTTTATGTTAATCCTGCCAGCTGCGCCTCTAGAGGCAGTTCAACAAAGAGCCGAACAAATTAGGGAAGCAGTCAAGTGGCTTCAGTTGAAGCACCAACATCAACTGCTCGATCCTATTACTCTTTCATTGGGAGTAGCAGCGTTCCCGTACCACGGCTCGACAACTCAAGAACTCATTCAAGCAGCCGATGCAGCTTTATACCGAGCCAAGAATGAGGGACGCGATCGCGTCGTAACTGCTACGTTATGA
- a CDS encoding bestrophin family protein: MTPPSRTEKLRNKVRLKNNTSLRSWKRKFHEYTGEKLNFFQVIFRLQGSVIKTIIPWLLFFSVYSFFIALLEYHDKHIPLPKISSGVPNVVLSLNLILSLLLIFRTNTAHERFWEGRKLWGSLVNTVRNLARGIWVVVEERGTSDRVEKEAALRLVIAFAVAMKLHLRHNSMNKELKVLMTPSQYLKLKEANHPPLEIALWLGEYLQSRYRYGLLNVYQLTALQKLVDELVDILGGCERILKTPMPLLYAIYLKQLLMIYCLILPIELVENLHWWTIPVMALMSFTLFGIEELGSELENPFGRDPNDLPLDEICRTILGNVEDMLRNTNNATHSNQIPIVLKSR; the protein is encoded by the coding sequence ATGACACCACCAAGTCGTACTGAGAAATTGAGGAACAAAGTACGTTTAAAAAACAATACGTCTCTCAGATCGTGGAAAAGAAAGTTTCATGAATACACTGGTGAGAAACTCAATTTCTTTCAAGTCATTTTTCGGCTACAAGGTTCAGTGATTAAAACCATTATTCCTTGGTTACTTTTCTTCAGTGTATACAGTTTTTTCATTGCTTTACTTGAATATCACGATAAACATATACCTTTACCAAAGATAAGTAGTGGCGTTCCTAATGTGGTCTTAAGTTTAAATCTCATCTTGAGTTTGCTGTTAATTTTTCGCACGAATACGGCTCACGAACGATTTTGGGAAGGTCGTAAACTTTGGGGATCGTTAGTTAATACAGTTCGTAACTTGGCTCGCGGAATTTGGGTAGTAGTCGAAGAAAGGGGAACAAGCGATCGAGTAGAAAAAGAGGCAGCATTGCGATTAGTAATTGCTTTTGCAGTTGCTATGAAACTGCATTTACGCCATAACTCTATGAATAAGGAATTAAAAGTATTAATGACTCCCTCACAATATTTAAAACTTAAAGAGGCAAATCACCCACCTCTAGAGATTGCTTTGTGGCTGGGAGAATATTTACAATCTAGGTACAGATACGGTCTTTTAAATGTATATCAACTCACTGCCTTACAGAAGTTAGTAGACGAGCTAGTAGATATATTAGGCGGTTGCGAACGAATTTTAAAAACTCCTATGCCCTTGCTATATGCCATTTATCTCAAACAATTATTAATGATATATTGTTTGATACTACCTATAGAGCTAGTCGAGAATTTACACTGGTGGACTATCCCAGTAATGGCTTTGATGAGCTTTACATTATTTGGAATTGAAGAGCTTGGTTCCGAACTAGAAAACCCTTTTGGACGCGATCCTAACGATCTACCTCTAGATGAAATTTGTCGTACTATACTCGGTAATGTTGAAGATATGTTGAGAAATACTAATAACGCGACTCATTCTAACCAAATACCTATAGTACTGAAGTCGCGTTAG
- a CDS encoding HAMP domain-containing sensor histidine kinase, whose product MFEKIRYRLLLSYLVVIASILGTFAIAVRTVFTRSLTHQLTDKLIALGQGAAANAEYENGQIKIESDFPVQDLIANNQALEWFDTQRRLVERQGKATVTLPLSPKETVQFQTRKNRLIATTLPIIGSDDRKLIGYVRVSQSLEEYDETLSKLDWGLGGGILVALALSGIGGVWLTRQAMQPIEQSFQRLKQFTADASHELRSPLMAVKSNATVALKYPEGMRETDKEKFQAIASATNQMSRLTEDLLFLARNDKIPHRNRDIIDLTELLENLVQLYKPQAEAKQIKLSIQVTKNLRLLGDSDQLRRLFGNLIENAIHYTPNSGTVEIKDRRISPHWYIEVRDTGVGIAPEQLKHVFDRFWRADRSRSYNSGGSGLGLAIAQAIAQNHGGLITVTSQVEVGSCFTVRLPTNATSVL is encoded by the coding sequence GTGTTTGAAAAAATTCGGTATCGCTTGTTATTGTCTTACCTAGTAGTTATTGCATCGATCCTAGGAACATTTGCGATCGCCGTGCGGACTGTCTTCACCCGCAGTCTCACTCATCAGCTGACAGACAAACTAATTGCTTTAGGACAGGGTGCTGCCGCTAATGCGGAATATGAAAACGGTCAGATCAAAATTGAAAGTGACTTTCCCGTACAAGATCTAATTGCCAATAATCAAGCTTTGGAGTGGTTTGATACTCAGAGGCGTTTGGTAGAGCGACAAGGAAAAGCTACTGTAACATTACCACTTTCTCCAAAAGAAACCGTACAGTTTCAAACTAGAAAAAATCGCCTTATAGCTACGACTTTACCAATTATTGGTAGCGACGATCGAAAACTGATTGGGTATGTAAGAGTCAGTCAATCTCTGGAAGAATATGATGAAACTTTAAGTAAACTGGACTGGGGATTAGGCGGTGGAATCCTCGTCGCTTTGGCTTTGAGTGGAATTGGTGGAGTATGGTTAACTCGTCAAGCTATGCAACCAATTGAACAGAGTTTTCAAAGGTTAAAGCAGTTTACGGCTGATGCCTCCCACGAACTTCGCAGTCCTTTAATGGCAGTAAAAAGTAATGCAACAGTAGCATTAAAATATCCAGAAGGAATGCGGGAAACAGATAAAGAGAAGTTCCAGGCGATCGCTAGCGCAACTAATCAAATGTCTCGCTTGACAGAAGACTTATTATTTTTGGCTCGTAACGATAAAATTCCTCACCGTAATCGAGATATTATCGATTTGACAGAACTTTTAGAGAATTTAGTGCAGTTATATAAACCTCAAGCTGAAGCCAAACAAATTAAACTAAGTATACAAGTAACGAAGAATCTGAGATTATTGGGCGATTCAGATCAACTAAGGCGTTTATTTGGCAATTTAATTGAGAATGCTATTCACTATACGCCAAATTCAGGTACAGTTGAAATCAAAGATCGCCGCATCAGTCCTCATTGGTACATTGAGGTACGAGATACAGGCGTGGGAATTGCACCAGAGCAGCTTAAACACGTATTTGACAGATTTTGGCGAGCCGATCGCTCTCGTTCTTATAATTCTGGTGGTTCTGGATTGGGATTGGCGATCGCTCAAGCGATCGCCCAGAATCACGGTGGACTCATTACTGTTACCAGCCAAGTAGAAGTTGGCAGTTGTTTTACAGTGCGTCTACCCACTAACGCGACTTCAGTACTATAG
- a CDS encoding response regulator transcription factor, translating into MKILIVEDDDRIAKPLAEDLRHQHHVVDLAADGVEGWEYAQSTAYDVILLDLMLPRLDGIALCKRLRTAKCNAFILMLTARDTTSDKVIGLDAGADDYLVKPFELEELGARIRALSRRSPEIRQPILSHGELQFDPANREVTYAGKTLSLTPKEYTILEYFLRNPTQVLTRMAILDKLWEFDKLSGEETVKTHLTNLRRKLKTAGSPEDFIETVYGVGYRLGAK; encoded by the coding sequence ATGAAAATTTTAATAGTTGAAGATGACGATCGCATTGCTAAACCACTAGCAGAAGATTTGAGGCATCAACACCATGTTGTAGATTTAGCTGCTGATGGGGTTGAGGGGTGGGAATACGCCCAATCGACTGCCTACGATGTTATCTTGCTAGACTTGATGCTACCTCGATTAGATGGAATCGCGCTATGCAAGCGTTTACGCACTGCTAAATGTAATGCTTTCATTTTAATGTTAACAGCAAGAGATACAACCTCAGATAAGGTAATTGGACTTGATGCAGGCGCTGATGATTATTTAGTCAAGCCATTTGAACTAGAAGAATTGGGAGCGCGAATTAGGGCTTTATCGCGGAGAAGTCCAGAAATAAGACAACCGATTTTGAGTCACGGCGAGCTGCAATTCGATCCAGCCAATCGCGAAGTTACTTATGCTGGAAAAACGCTGTCATTAACACCTAAAGAATATACAATTTTAGAATACTTTTTGAGAAATCCTACTCAAGTTTTAACTCGCATGGCAATCCTAGATAAGTTGTGGGAATTCGATAAATTGTCTGGAGAAGAAACTGTAAAAACTCATTTGACAAACTTGCGCCGAAAACTAAAAACAGCAGGGAGTCCAGAAGATTTCATCGAAACAGTATACGGTGTTGGTTATCGTCTCGGCGCTAAGTAA